A genomic region of bacterium contains the following coding sequences:
- the pheS gene encoding phenylalanine--tRNA ligase subunit alpha — translation MEGLSLEDLAQKFDQDVDGVRSEDDLARLKAAYLGKQGHLTAVLKTLGSLAPDQRPVVGAQVNELKQRIERTVRDLTVSLAERKKTEKIRAESVDVTLPGRAVERGGVHPLTRLLDEVEDIFRGIGFTVHEGPEVETDFFNFEALNIPGDHPARDMQDTFYLEGQKFLLRTHTSPVQIHVMKRHKPPIRMIAPGVVYRRDSDVTHSPMFHQVEGLVVDEKVTMADLKGTVAYFLRRLFGEDLKVRFRPSYFPFTEPSAEVDLQCFVCQGKKSPGDACRICKGSGWIEMGGSGMVHPAVFEHVGYDPRKVRGFAFGMGIERLSMLKNGITDIRLFFENDMRFLKQFS, via the coding sequence ATGGAGGGGCTGTCTTTGGAAGACTTGGCCCAAAAATTCGACCAGGATGTCGACGGAGTCCGCTCCGAGGATGACCTGGCGCGCCTGAAGGCGGCCTACCTCGGCAAACAGGGCCATCTGACGGCCGTCCTGAAGACGCTGGGGTCCCTCGCGCCCGACCAACGGCCCGTCGTCGGCGCCCAGGTCAACGAGCTCAAGCAGAGGATCGAACGCACGGTCCGCGACTTGACGGTTTCGCTCGCGGAAAGGAAGAAGACGGAGAAGATCCGCGCGGAGTCCGTCGACGTCACGTTGCCCGGCAGGGCGGTGGAGCGTGGGGGGGTGCATCCCTTGACGCGGCTTTTGGACGAGGTCGAGGACATCTTCCGCGGCATCGGGTTCACCGTCCACGAAGGTCCCGAAGTCGAGACGGATTTCTTTAATTTTGAGGCGTTGAATATCCCCGGCGACCACCCCGCACGCGACATGCAGGATACGTTCTACCTGGAAGGGCAGAAATTTCTGCTGCGGACCCACACCTCGCCCGTCCAGATCCACGTCATGAAAAGGCACAAGCCGCCCATCCGCATGATCGCGCCCGGCGTGGTCTACCGGCGGGATTCGGACGTGACGCATTCTCCGATGTTCCACCAGGTGGAAGGTCTCGTCGTCGACGAAAAGGTCACCATGGCCGACCTCAAGGGCACGGTGGCCTATTTCCTCCGCCGTCTCTTCGGCGAAGACCTGAAAGTCCGCTTCCGCCCCAGTTATTTCCCCTTCACAGAACCTTCGGCCGAGGTGGATCTGCAGTGTTTTGTCTGCCAAGGCAAGAAGTCCCCGGGCGACGCTTGCCGCATCTGCAAGGGGAGCGGCTGGATCGAGATGGGCGGTTCCGGGATGGTCCATCCCGCGGTCTTCGAGCATGTCGGGTATGACCCGCGCAAGGTGAGGGGTTTTGCCTTCGGCATGGGGATCGAACGGCTCTCGATGTTGAAGAACGGAATCACGGACATCCGTCTCTTTTTCGAGAACGACATGAGGTTTCTAAAACAATTTTCATGA